The DNA sequence AACCAGAAAACGGACAACGGTCTCTGTCATGAATGCCGGAAGGGTTGGACCGAGATAGATGTTTTTGACACCGAGGGCAAGCAGGGTTAAAAGGATGCAGACAGCCTTCTGTTCATACCATGAAAGAACGAGAGTCAGAGGAAGCTCGTTGATATCACAGCCGAAGGCTTCTGCCAGTGCAAGGGCAACCTTGATCGCACTGTAAGAATCGTTACACTGTCCCATATCTAAGATCCTAGGGATTCCATCGATCTCGCCAAGGTCAAGATCATTGAACCGGTATTTGCCACAGGCAAGTGTCAGAACGAGAGAATCCATAGGAGTCTGTTTTACAAATTCCGTATAATAATTTCTGCCCGGATGGGCACCGTCGCAGCCGCCAACCAAGAAGATGTGTTTGATATCACCATTCTTGATGGCGGCTGTAAGTTTATCTGCATGGGAGAGGACTGCGCCATGTGCAAATCCTGTTGTCAGGATATGTCCGCCATTGATACCGCTCATGCTGTGATCGTGTTCATAGCCGCCCAGCTTTAGGGCATGCTTGATGATCGGAGTAAAATCCTTTTTGCCATCCTTTGTTCCCTTGATATGCACCATTCCTTCATAGCCGACAACAGAGGTGGTGTAGATGCGATCTTCATAGCTTGGGCGTGGGGGCATCAGGCAGTTGGTTGTAAAGAGGACGGGTGCAGGGATATTTTCAAATTCCGTCTGCTGGCTTTGCCATGCAGTTCCGAAGTTGCCGGCAAGATGCTTATAGGCGGCTAATTTTGGATAGCCGTGAGCCGGAAGCATTTCGCAATGTGTATAGACATTGACACCGGTTCCTTCGGTCTGTTTTAAGAGCAGATCCAGATCGCGGAGATCATGACCGGATACAACGATGAAAGGCCCCTTGCGGATATCGGTGTGAACCTTAGTCGGCGTTGGTGTGCCGAAGGATTCGGTATTTGCCTTATCGAGCAGTTCCATGCATTGATAGTTCACTTTTCCAAATTCCATAATAAGCTCGATCCATTCTTCTACCGAGTGTTCACGGTTCACTTCACACAAGCCCTTATAGAACCAGGTTGTTACATTATCATTTTGATAGCCGAGATTCATTGCATGATGCGCATACGCCGCCATTCCCTTTAAGCCGAACAATAACGTGGAGCGGAGTGACACGATATCGTCCGTACCATCCCACAGGCTGATTACCGGTATATCATGTGGATCTTTCAATCCACAGGTCGGAGGATTGATATTTGCTGTTGATGAATTCATATCTGTATCTGAGAAATTCATATTTGCGGTTGGTGCATTTATATCTGTATCTGAGAAATTCATATTTGCGGTTGGTGAATTCGTATCTGTATCTGAGAAATTCATATTTGCGGTTGGTGAATTCGTATCTGTATCTGAGAAATTCATATTTGTAGTTGGTGCATTCATATCTGTATCTGAGAAATTCATATTTGCAGTTTGTGAATTCATATTTGTAGTCGGGAAGTTCTTATATGCGATATCTGATATGCTACATATGTCTGTAGGCATACAGCGCATGATATCTTTCTGGTTTTTCTGCACTTCTTTGATGTAATCTTTGATTGATTTATCATCAAAATTCACATTTGTAAGTGTTGTAAATAAACCATCGATCAGCAGACGATCAGCGGATTTTCGGTTGTTCAGGTATCGGGACAGAAGTTTGGGATCTGTCTCTTTTTTCTGTTGCATGGATTTCTTTGTAAGCTCGGCTGCTTCGGCAAGTCGTATCAGTTCACAGATCAATTCGTCCTGCAGATTGGATGTCGAGGGCTGCTTACCGCAGACTCCGGTATTCACACAGGCTTTATTGCCAGCTGTCTGCTGGCACTGAAAACAAAACATATTTGACATGGGATAACCTCCTGATGAAATTTTATTGATGATTGTGGAATGACTACAAATTGCTGTTCATGTATGTGCAATATATATTAATTCCGCAATTATCTTTTTAAACATATTTAGTATCGTCGGGTGTTTTCAGAATTATACAGGCAAAACCTTTCATTCAGTGTAAGTGTTATTTGAGGAAGATATCTGATAGTATAAATATTGTCAGATATGGTGGGTATGAAATTAAGAAATAAATTATGATACCCCCAGGAGCCAGGCAGCAGCGGGTATGAGAGCGAGAAAAAGAATGCGATACCTGCAGAAGCAAATGGGCGAGGGTATGAGAGTGCGAAGGAAACCATGATACCCCCAGGAGCCGGGCAGCAGCGGGTATGAGAGCGAGAAAAAGAATGCGATACCCGCAGAAGCAAACAGGCGAGGGTATGAGAGTGCGAAGGAAACCATGATACCCCCAGAAGTCGGGCAGCAGCGGGTATGAGAGCGAGAAAGCCAATGTCATACCCCCAGGAGTCGGGCGG is a window from the Lachnospiraceae bacterium GAM79 genome containing:
- the hcp gene encoding hydroxylamine reductase; amino-acid sequence: MSNMFCFQCQQTAGNKACVNTGVCGKQPSTSNLQDELICELIRLAEAAELTKKSMQQKKETDPKLLSRYLNNRKSADRLLIDGLFTTLTNVNFDDKSIKDYIKEVQKNQKDIMRCMPTDICSISDIAYKNFPTTNMNSQTANMNFSDTDMNAPTTNMNFSDTDTNSPTANMNFSDTDTNSPTANMNFSDTDINAPTANMNFSDTDMNSSTANINPPTCGLKDPHDIPVISLWDGTDDIVSLRSTLLFGLKGMAAYAHHAMNLGYQNDNVTTWFYKGLCEVNREHSVEEWIELIMEFGKVNYQCMELLDKANTESFGTPTPTKVHTDIRKGPFIVVSGHDLRDLDLLLKQTEGTGVNVYTHCEMLPAHGYPKLAAYKHLAGNFGTAWQSQQTEFENIPAPVLFTTNCLMPPRPSYEDRIYTTSVVGYEGMVHIKGTKDGKKDFTPIIKHALKLGGYEHDHSMSGINGGHILTTGFAHGAVLSHADKLTAAIKNGDIKHIFLVGGCDGAHPGRNYYTEFVKQTPMDSLVLTLACGKYRFNDLDLGEIDGIPRILDMGQCNDSYSAIKVALALAEAFGCDINELPLTLVLSWYEQKAVCILLTLLALGVKNIYLGPTLPAFMTETVVRFLVDTYNLQPITAPEQDMDAILGRG